AATTATTCATAAAGTACATAAATACTAAATgatccaaaaattaaaactccaattatataataaacaagttATGTACACCCTTGATTTTCTactcaaaattatgatttgaaaCCAACTAAATTAAGCATTTGGTTTgctaaaaaaactaaattaaggTTGTCTCCGGCGGCGCCCCTCCCATTCGCCCCTCCCACGCGCCCTTCccatgccacgtcagcactagcccctcccattccactgccacatcactagcccttcccactgcactagcccttcccactcgcccctcccactcgcccttcccacaattaaattaattcacaattaaaatttaaattcacgaaaataaaatgtaaattcaCGGAAATAaaattcgacacgaatacgaacgggaaatacgaaaattacattaaattacataatttaaaaaaattacataatttaaaaaaaaaaaacatagtaaaaataaaattacataatcccCTCGGCTTTCAcactcctcctcgtcctcgtccccgTCGCCCGTGCCGCTGCCACCTCCGACGTCCCCGCCCCCGATCTCGACGCCATCATCATCAATGGGTGGCATCCCTAAATCGCGCCGACATCGGTCGACCATCTCCTTGCACAGCCTTCTCAAGACTGGATCGTGCGTGTTATACCACTTCAAAGTGATCTGCATCAGGGTCTTCGTTTGCTGCGCGCGGGCGAGGCTGTCGTCATCTTCTCCGGCGGGGACCTCCGATTCGACCTCGTAGGACCCGCTGCCGCTGCCGCTGCCGCTTCCCCTCGCCATCCGCTGCGCAGCCTGTTGCCCCATCGGGCGACGACGACGGCGAGTGTCTGTTCGTGGTAGCGGGGCCACTTCCTCGGCTTCGGGGAGCTCGTGCGAACCAGCACGCTGCTGCTGTACTCACcggaagagttgatcttcgtccgcttccAGCCCGATTCGACACCCACAGCAAACTTTTGCGAATCCTTGACCATGAGAAAGGCCTCCCACTGGTCAAACTCTTTGATCCCCAAGTCTTTGCTGGGGTCCTGGGCTAAGGATTGTCTCCGCACATCATCCTCGAGACATGCCGCTGCTTACCATGCGCATGTTGTTTTGGTAGATTGCGGCAAAACGACCGAGCTTAGGGCCTCAAGCGAGCTCACTGTTTCCGGCATATCTCGGGGATGTGAGGCTTCGCCCCAGGGCGGTTTGTTGGCGCAGTAGGCGGTAATCGATGCGATACCACATTCGGTCAACATACCGGTTCGCTCCGGTCTCAGGGATCCTCTACAACACCGATCCATGCCTTCGCAAGCGCGGCATTTTCCCACACGGTCCCAGACTCGTCCCTCGCACTGGGCCTCGTCCACACCCTCCTCCCCTCCCATCCCCGTGTGTGAGGAAGAGCTCGGGACTTTGCCCTTGCCCCTACCCGCTCCCCGGGCCGTGGCCTTGCTTTTTCTCTGAGGCTTCGCCCCAGGCGGTTTGTTGGCGCAGTAGGCGGCACCGATGCGATGCCACATTCGGCCAACATACCTGGTTCGCTCCGGTGTAGGGATCCTCTACAACACCGACCCATGCCTTCGCAAGCGCGGCATTTTCCCACACGGTCCAGATCGTCCTCCGCTCAGTCTCATCCACACCCTCCTCCCCTCCCATCCCCGTGTGTGAGGAAGAGCTCGGGACTTTGCCCTTGCCCCTACCCGCGCTCCTGGCCGTGGCCTTGCTTTTTCTCCTGCCGCCTTACAGGCCCCGCCTCCTCCTCGGGGAGTCTCACGGATCGGCGATAGCCCCAGatcctcaaaagagaaagtctcgATGCCGGCGTACTGAGTCTCCGGAACAGAAGAAGGGGAGTCATCggccaacaaatctatatatggcCGATAGACAGATTCCCCGGGCGTCCTCGGGCTCCCTGTGCTGCATCGACCCACTCACCGACATATTTGGCGgcgtaccgcccatccccacCGCCCCGGGCACCATCCCTCCCacccccgccatatttggcggcataccgcccatcccccTGCCCCTGGCATAGTCACACCCAtccccgccatatttggcggcataccgcccatccccgcaGTCCCACCCATCCCCGACATATTTGCCGGCATACCCGCTGCCCCGGCATCATCGACCCATTTGACTCATCCAAGTGTACATATTGTAGAACATTTGGGGAGTCATCGTcggcataccgcccatccccgccatccggggattcatccccgcaAAATTTCCCTCCGCGCCGATGGGAATCGAGGGTGTGTTCCCTCCGCTCGGGGTGGGGGAGTTTCTGTTGTACTCCAttgtagtagaaatgaaatgtgtagagagagagaaacttgttaacacaagtggggtgaatgaaatgaatttgggggagccctatttatagagtttattatttattaatttaaaaatatatatatatatatatataaaatgtcggacgtccgagtgGGACGGGCGaccttcgccacagtggcgcCCGTCCCACTCGCCCGTCGACGGGAGGGGCGAGCCCATCGCAGGGGcactcgggacgggcgtgggcgcccttcccgcCCACTATGGCGCCCGTCGGGTCGCCCGTCCCCGACGGGCGAACGGGAAGGGCGCCGTAGGAGACACCCTAAGCCTATATAGCGATCTAAGCTCACTCGAAAGTGATGCGAGGCATGAagattcatttaatttaacacCGGAAAACATCAAAATTGTTACACAAATATTCGTTTGAATTCCTTTGCTTCACTAGctaaaaaatagagtaattaTCAACGCAAAAAAAGTAAAACCTGTGTGTATATCTAAAAATTATTACATATTCTGCACTTATGAATCTCTGATTATCTGCTACTCCAAAGAAAATgcataacaaaatttaaaaactacacttgaaaatatggtaaaatttCAATCTCTTTGCATCCCAATTTCCTCATCAAAATCAACGTCTGCTCCTCCTTCAACCGCCGCGCTCCACCGGAACGAAAACGCCCTTCTCGTATCCTCCATCGCGGCATCACCACCCTTATCTCTCATCCAAATCTTCGACAAAGAAAAACTATCTCTTCTACACAAGCTGCCGCCATCGCCATCGCCATTGCTACTGCCGCCGCTCTGAGCTCCAACAACCTTAAACGCTTTAAATTCGTTAAACTCATGACCCAAATTATTCCCATGACTCGAAATAGCAACTTTAAGCACCGAATCCTCTTTCATCACATAAGAAATCGACCCCATCGAGAAGCACCTCCTCGCCTCCGCCCCTCCctcaccgccgccgccgccaacTCCCCAAAACTTCCCAAGCTTCACCGGCACAACTCTCTCCCCATCATCAACCTGTCTCTCCAAATCAATTTCCCCCAAATTCTCCGATTCAAGAACCCTAACCACAGGCGAGCAGCAGATGCCGAATTCCTGCTCCAAACTCGCCCTGCAAATAGGGCAGGTCGAGTGAGACAGCAGCCACGTGTCAACACAGTCCACGTGAAAAGCGTGGCTGCATTTCGGGAGCAGCCTCAGCGTGTCTTCCGCCTCGAATTCCGACAAGCAGACGGCGCAGTCAAACGGATCCCTCACGCCGATGATCGCGCTGTAGTTGAAAACGGGGAGAGTGTCGATGAAGGATTGGTCGAGGCCGGAGTCGTGGAGGTGGAAGAGCTGCTGGAGCTGGCCTTCCACCGCGGTAAAGCTCTCCGATTCGCCGGAGCTTCTCCGCAGCAGGAATCTCACGAGGAGGTGGAGCAATCCGGAGATGAAGAAGATCACTGCGATTACTATGATGGTTAGCAGAATTCCGGGGCTGATTCTGCTTTCTTTGATTCCAACACCCATTTTTTCATACTTTTCCTTGAAtcttcaagattttaaattgaaattgctTGTGGAATTGCAGAGGGAGATgaagaaattacaaattgacTGCAATAAATGGTTACAGCTGGGCGCGATTATTAATGGGCCTAATTAGC
The nucleotide sequence above comes from Salvia hispanica cultivar TCC Black 2014 chromosome 5, UniMelb_Shisp_WGS_1.0, whole genome shotgun sequence. Encoded proteins:
- the LOC125187472 gene encoding RING-H2 finger protein ATL13, whose product is MGVGIKESRISPGILLTIIVIAVIFFISGLLHLLVRFLLRRSSGESESFTAVEGQLQQLFHLHDSGLDQSFIDTLPVFNYSAIIGVRDPFDCAVCLSEFEAEDTLRLLPKCSHAFHVDCVDTWLLSHSTCPICRASLEQEFGICCSPVVRVLESENLGEIDLERQVDDGERVVPVKLGKFWGVGGGGGEGGAEARRCFSMGSISYVMKEDSVLKVAISSHGNNLGHEFNEFKAFKVVGAQSGGSSNGDGDGGSLCRRDSFSLSKIWMRDKGGDAAMEDTRRAFSFRWSAAVEGGADVDFDEEIGMQRD